The nucleotide sequence GTTCCAAAAGATTTACTTAAACCTATTATTGCGATTGTTATCACGGGATTGGCTATTTACTTCTGGCTTCGCCCTCAAATGGGACTGACCAGTACCTATACCACCCTCACAAAACGCCTGAGCGGGTTAGTGTTTGCAGGAGCTTTTATAATCGGCTTTTATGACGGCTTTCTGGGGCCTGGCACCGGTACTTTCTTGATGTTTCTGATGGTTCGAGGCCTAGGTTTTGATTTCGTCCATGCTGCCGGAAACACAAAAGTCCTCAACTGGGCAAGCAACATAACCGCCCTTGTGTTGTTTCTTATCACTGGAAAGATATTCTTCGCCGCGGGTCTCCCCATGGCTGCAGCTAATCTGTTGGGCGGATATCTTGGCGCG is from bacterium and encodes:
- a CDS encoding TSUP family transporter, which encodes PPAMAVATNKLVASCGATSAAATFVHSKRYTPEVVLKAIPFTIVGALIGAFSLTTVPKDLLKPIIAIVITGLAIYFWLRPQMGLTSTYTTLTKRLSGLVFAGAFIIGFYDGFLGPGTGTFLMFLMVRGLGFDFVHAAGNTKVLNWASNITALVLFLITGKIFFAAGLPMAAANLLGGYLGAHTAIRKGSTWIRWIYLIMALALVVRLLWR